The window GAGCCTTCTTTGCGGGCCGCTGCCGGGGAGTCCCCATGAGCCACCTGCGCGCGGTGTTGGAGAGCCTGGGTAAACGGCGAAGGCAGTTTCTCTGGCTCGGCGCGCTCGTCGTGGTGAACGTTCTCGCCTTCTTTCTTCTCACGCATCGGCTGGCCAACAAGCAGGAACGTCTCGTGGCCGATCGTGAAAGGCTCGGCCTCGAGCTCCAGAATCGAAAGAGTGAGCTCGAAGAGCTTTCGGATGCGGCCCAACGGGCGGCCAGCAACGCAGCGGCGGTCACCCGATTCTGGGACGAGATCGTCAGACCGCGCGCCCCTGGGTTGACCGAGGCCTGGGACGAGATCGACCGTCTCGCCGACGAGACCCACGTCAGCCGGGGCAGGACTGGCTACCAGCGGGAGCTGCTCGAAGTGGGACTCGAGCAGGTCATCGCGGCGATGCCGGTCGAGGGAAGCTACTTCGACCTGGTTCGTTTCATAAATCGCCTCGAACGTTCGGAGCGATTCTTCCTGCTGGAGCAGGTCCGGCTCTCGCAGCAGGAGCGGACTGAAGCCACGATCCGCCTCGACTGCAGCATCGCTTTCTTTCTGCGAGACGAGACGCCGGGGAGCTCCGCGGGACCATGAACGTTTCGACGAGGTACGGCGTTCTCCGCCAGTCGGGTTTTACTTACCTCGAGCTCATCATCGCCTCGATGATCCTCGCCATTCTCGCCGCGGCGGTGGTCCCGGTGGCGCAGGTCACGGCGAAGCGCGCCAAGGAAGCGGAGCTTCGTCGCAACCTCCGCATGATGCGGACGGCGATCGACGATTACAAACGGGCCGTCGACCTGGGGATGATCGGCGGAACGGATCTGGAACTGGGAAGCGAAGGCTATCCGAAAGACCTGGAGACGCTCGTGGAGGGCGTGACCCAGGTGGGAACTCCGGGCAAGAAACTCAAGTTCTTGAGACGCATCCCGGTGGACCCGATGACGAACTCCAACGAATGGGGATTGCGCTCCTA is drawn from Vicinamibacteria bacterium and contains these coding sequences:
- a CDS encoding type II secretion system protein gives rise to the protein MNVSTRYGVLRQSGFTYLELIIASMILAILAAAVVPVAQVTAKRAKEAELRRNLRMMRTAIDDYKRAVDLGMIGGTDLELGSEGYPKDLETLVEGVTQVGTPGKKLKFLRRIPVDPMTNSNEWGLRSYQDEPDSSFWGGQNVYDVFSKSTAIALDGTNYSDW